The Brassica napus cultivar Da-Ae chromosome C7, Da-Ae, whole genome shotgun sequence genomic interval AGTTATCAATTACTGCAGGGTACACATTTGATATTGCACACACATTGTGTAAGAGTAAAGACATAAAGACCCCTAAGCCTAACCAAACCACAGTTTCGTTGTCTGTAACACGCGCACATACTGTCTCACACGTGTGTGTGAATTTTACCCTAATCCCGTCGGAACTCAATCGCCTTCACAATAGCTCAACCCTAGATCTCAGTCTCATCCTTTctattctcttctttctctccgTCCATCGTGATTCTAGATTTCTGGGTTTGACTTCATCATATCACCTCCATGTGAATCGGCTCTCCGACATGCAAGGTTTGTTGTCCTCTTAAATCTTCTTCAGATTTCATAGATCTATTCTTAAAAACTATTGATTTCATAGATCTATTcttaaaaacagaaacaatTTTCAAAATCCTATATCTGACCTCCTTCTTCTAATTTTTTGGTTATCTATCTTATGAGACGATGAACCCGACAACCGTCTCCCTTAGAGGCTGTTTGCTACCGATAGACTCCCCATTCGTCGCCTCAACATTTACTCCAAACCAGATCTGCTCGCATTCGTCTGTGATGTTCTCCGCGGCACTTCTGAGTTTCAGACGATTAGAGATTCTTGTTTTGGGAAGTTGTTTGACCTGGCGGCACGTCAATGCCATGTCTCTTGCAAATCTTAGATAACGCTAGAGCCGAAGACAAAAACCTATGACGAGCTGATGATAAATGCACGTCGCCATCGTTATTAAAGCAAAAACATTGTACACCTCTCCCAGCCGTTAGATCTCTTTAGGCAATTTCAAACTTGTGGCTCAGATTAAAACACACATTTCCATATACCGAACTTCTTTAATGTCCACAATTCAGCTGAGTTACTTTAACCTAACCATACAAAATATAACTAACTAGGCTTGAGGGCataaagataagaaaaaaagacaGCTGTCCAAATAAAATGTCCAAAAGCCCAATATGTTTCTAGATGTTAAAAGGACTCAAAATATGCCTTAGATGGTAAACATCTCAAGAAGAAACGATGAGATATATATAAGAAGAGGAAGATTAAGGATAGTCATTATTGATAAGTTTGATTTTGAACTGAACTTACCACAAAACAATTATATGTGGTGTTCTTGTACTTAAATTCTTGCAGGAGCACAATAGTAGAAACTCATCACTAGAGTCATTCCAAAATCTATTAGTGAAGAttgaagattaagaaaattttggttgtttttttaataataatatagcattgaatattaaatttaatgaaATTGAGTATATGCTATATTTAGACCGTACGCTAGTGTTTTCGGAGTAAGCATTTTATATGGAATTTGGAATATATTCAAGAAATAGGTTGCATACTACAGTAAAAAATCACACTAAAGCGAGAAATGTATCGCTGAATCTGAAAGAAACCAAATCAACACACAGAGATCAAAGAGACAAAGAGTGTAGCCCAATTGCATATATTGAACTGAAATTAGCCTCAAATCCAATAATAGAGGTATAGGAATCGAGAGAGATTTTGGTAGGTCAAGAGCCTTTTCTTCACCATGAACTACAGCTCATGGAGGAGCAATGGTATTTGGAATTGAAATTAATGGATGAGTTTTCTCAGCTAACAAGAAAGGCTGAAAGTAGGCGGTTTTTCGATACCCAACATGGGATTATGCATCGGAAGATAGGCGTCGACGACAAAGGAGAACACAAAAACTTTTTGTGGGGTATTTTGCTTAAGAGAAAGCTAAGGAAGACTCCACGTTTGTTGTTTTCTTACCTTTACCATTTCAACATATTTGTAATCGCTTTTGcgaatgtttaaattttatgtaaaaattGCGTAGAAAAAATTACAGTTCAAAACATGTAAACATATTGTATCTTTTTTAGGATTGtccataaattttgattttcgtCTATCAAACAGTATTTTCTGGTTGATATGGATGATTGGTTGGTGCTGTAGATGCTCTGGACAGCCAAAATTTAGTCTACAACTATATATGTCAACCAATCGAGATTTGCTTTCCTTAAAAAACTCACAGCAAAAAAATCtctacaaaatcaaaatatggctGTAGAGAGCTTTATTTCCAGAGCAAAAAATTAGTGCTTTAGAAATCTACAGCAAGTAAAGTTACAGCAAATAAATATACAGAttaaattctacagcaaaaaatataaaggtACAACACTTaccaatcatatatatatgtttgtctgtgtgtgtgaattctttttaaaaatctgtCATTCAATATTGcttagaatttttttgttaattccaAAATAATACAATAGATTATGCAACGGAATAGACTCAACAATTGGGTTTTTGTAAATCAGTTGGGCCCATTGGTTGATTCTCTTATCGAATTGAACTAAttaccttcttctttttttgtcaaccgaACTAATTACCTTAAAACACCAAACTCATGCGTGGAGTTGATTGATTTTTTGGTTGAtggatattttgtttttacacttcctttaattattttttaacaatatatCAGAAATTAATACTCTTCTCAATTTGAAATCTCACTCTGCCATGTTCCAAATGTACGATGCATAAACggaaacttaaaattaatgcTCCAACTAAAAACTCTCCTAGATACGCCCCTGCAGCATACTACTTCTTTCAGTAAcacagaaataaataaaaagtttaacgGCCATCGGTAAAGGTTCTCCAGTTAACAACGTCCGATCCCTAAAACATTCGGTCCACGATTATAACATATTAATCGAATTAGTTGCATTGACCTTCTCAAATTACATATCATGTCTAACTTCTTACTAGCCTTTTCAAAGATTACTAAAGCGATTGCAATGTTTTGGTGGATTTCTGACCTCAATAAGAGAAGGATTCACTGAGTTTGGGGAAAATGTGCTAACGTTTATAGTGACGTTGGATTCAATACAGTCCATAAAATCAACTTGGTTTCAAACAATTGTGAAAACACTTACAGTTTCTAGACTTACTCACGGAGTACTAATATAGCGATCTATCGAAACTAACCAAAAATTGATACGCGAGAAAATTGGTATATCAAAGAAAGAAACATAATACAATGGTATCATAAAATGTAAAGAACTGTGCGCTAGATGTGTGTACTTATCGAAGAACACTATTACATTATTTCAGTTTACCGTATTTCTACAGTCGAAAATTTTCTAGGACGATGACATCTCTAATCAATTCGAATTTGAACATCATCAAGAGAAAAATATACCAATCTCTGAATGGAGCGGTGGCCTAGGGGGAGCCAGTTCAACCCTATGCACCTCTACTAGTAACTAACAACACCTTTTTCCTTTTGATATCTCATATAATAAGTATATACTCTTAAATACGAACCTAGAATTAAAAATAGGTTTAGATAtccaataatttttataaattcgaATCTTCAACGTGGACTTAAATAATATTGGATACAAATATTTCTGACTAGTTTGTGAAATGTCGCTAATAGTACATTATTAAACAATGCGACAAGAACCATGCgatattgatatttttgttagttgagatattttgatattttttgtaAGTTGAGATCTCTCATTTGTATTATTAACCGAGTTGCCACTTTCAAGACCGTGGCtgtatataaatgttaaacTTACTAAGTACGTCTACTGAATAAGAATTGCTAATCTTGGCCAATAAAAGACAGCTAGAAGAAAAGTGAAATAACAttcattaattaattacaagATGGGATGTTAAAACCCCGTGTGATATTGAAAACAACTAATTTACAGAAGGAAAATTTGGATACCTGAATAAATGTACTTTTAAacgaaaataaaacaaaacaatttgtAAAGTCTCATGGAAATTTCGTATTATGATAGTTAGAAGAAAAGAATgcactaaactttttgaaaaatgaaGTAGGAATCTAACGGAGACTATCAATGGCCAACACCGGGACTGGGAACGGATTGAAGAAACCGGCTAACGGTGGAGAGATGTCGAGATCGGAGTTTTACGGTGGAGATGACGGCGGCATGACCCTTTTTGCTCGGCGTCGAGTTTGGGATTTTGCCCTTTGGCAGAGCAGTTAGGGTAGTGGTTTTGGTCACGTGAGGCATGTGACTCTTTTCTTCCTCTCTCACCGTCAAGTTCTCTTGTTTCTTCATCTCCAACAGCTTTCTTGAAAAAACAGGCGACGGCGAGGCCACGATGATGACGGCTAAGACTATGAAAAGCCAGATCGTCACTAAACGTACGGCCATGAAAAGCTTTTGATATATCAGATTCTGAGAaatagtagagagagagagagagagagatgaattCAATAAAATTCTTAGCCTTGAGGTTGATATGAAAGCATGAAGTATGATGTATATATAGTTGAtataatagagagagagagagagagagagagagagagagagagagagagagagagagagagagagagagagagagagagagagagagagagagagagagagagagagagagagagagagagagagagagagagagatcctgTTTTAGAATGTTGATAAAAGGCGACTCATTAATGAATTGGTGGAATCACTATTTGTCTTTTGggcttgtttttctttcttttaaataGAAGTCTAAAGTGAGACTCTACCACATGCATGCATAGCAAATTAGTACGATAAGGTTAGAATTTTCAAACATTATGTTTTCcatgaaatttctttttttttccatgaaatttctttttttttttttttttttgaaaagaaatccatgaaatttcttttatatagtaaTTTGGAAAAATGAATTGAGGAGCACAAATCAAATGTTCCAAAGTTATGTACACACTTAATAAGATTCTTGACAATTTTAGTTGTATATGAAAAATGAATTTAGGAAATTTTAGACAGCACCCAGAAGAAGAAAAGTGAAAGTATTAATTGCAGAAAGATACACATTATCAAAAACTTGTTATTCCAAAATGTGAAATGTTCAGtgaaacttctataaattaataatgttgggattacactaaactataattttttattaatttatagagattaatttatcgatatattaattgaaccaaaaacttaatttgaaactataaaattatattattttatacatgtttttagtggatattaatttatacaatattaatttaaaaaggtTATATTGGTTTGCAAGGAGGTCCAGGTAAAAGATCAAATgaaactaaaagaaaagaaagaaacgaaGAAGATAAGTTTGACTTGACAAGAAAGGGATTAGTCATGAACGAGATGACAAAGACTGTTTAATCAAGTATGCAGTAATCAGAATAATCTTTAGTGAATCAAGTTGAGTCCTATGTACGTAGTGAATCAAGTTAATCAATTTAATACTACTAGATTAATTTAGTTAATTAGTTAGGTAGGCTGATTATATCTCTTGGGATAGGTATATTAGATACGATGTAACACGTGGGAGGAGTTTGGTGTTGCTGAAGTTTATGTGTTTCAAAATATAGAAGCCGCCGGCCACCATTTTCAACGGCGGTCATCACGCGACCGCCAAATGTTAGGCTCACAAGTTTCACATTTTTAGgttcattctttttattttggagTCTTCTTTTTATCTAGTTTGAGTTATGACAAGTGAAATCAATTTCTACTAAGAAAGTGTCTTACTAACGCTCTGGTTCATTAACAAAATATGTAtacttttttggtaaaaaaaaaaaatgtatacttTGTCGATATTTTCTCaactttggatttttttttttaaagatgttgtttttttttatcatatactTTTTTTCACACACACATATCACACTATTCATCATGTGTTCACGGTAAAGCGATAATATACAAATCTTGTtacaattgtaaaaaaaaaatacaagctaGCTTTTATAAGATATTTAATCACATATATCTTCAAGAAAAACCGGAAATATTATTTGTAACTTAAAAGTTatagcaattttcataaatttctatttttgaataattgttaagtttttggaaaaaagtttcaaaattttttatataaatttggtGAAAACTGTTAATGCTAATAGTAAATACAGAGAGATATATGATTTTGATTATTTGTGTTGTAACTTTTAAACAAtaatataccaaaataaaagttgcagttaaaaaaatgtaccaaaataaaagaaaaaggaattATTTTCTGagatttattttcattaaaatggTCAAAACACTATGCTTTTATCTATTTTTAGCCATATAGAatcgtaaattttttttttcaaatttattattatggaaaataattagaatttattttattttattagatatcCAAACATTGTCAACATTAGTTAAATTTTGTATTCTACTTTAGTAATTTCGTTCACCTTTTTCCGTTGAACACTGTTGAAGTTTCAACAATTTCTGTGATGAGCTATCCAAGACTAAAAACTCTACTTTTATTTGCAGCTCTTCTACCCAAAAATTAATGAAttgaagttattttttttttaacatattgtATCACAAGACCCTTAATTTTGTCAAATTATCTTATTTTGTCAATGTTTTATCTTTAGAATTATGCCAAGCCGAAGCATGTTCACGATTAAGACCAGACATatttatccgttaaatttgattcgataGTTTATTTTCTTCGATTCAATCCAAATTTTTTGGATATCCGTTAAGTCTCAGAgtaaatcaaataataaaaataaatatccgttaaaaacgaaacaaatcacaaatactaagaTTTTAATAATCAGATATCTGCTCCGCTCTGACAGCTctataaatacatatacatatatatatatatattaattaaatgtagagttttaaatgtataagtttatctaatttttattttaacatatgatttaataaattatattcacattattatttaaaagggtattaaaataaaaaaaaatatttttttataatatctctaactttttcttaagtttgtatttcttataattaattttaaaatttacaaacatataatttcacagcttcttttatttttcttatatatttcatgtaaaatattttaaagaacaaatttaGCTTATTTTTTCTGGATTATTTGTATTAACTAAAACGAAATGATATATCCGGAAACATctacatattttttgaatatcagattttttagatatccatattttttttaagtaaaacaaatcaaaaaatttgatatccaccaaaaaaaatcacaaataccacCAAGGTATCCCCGTGCCCATCCCTATTCACGATATTAATTAGCTAAACATAAAGTCGTGGAGGCAGAGAAAAGTCAAGAGCATGGACAGTACGTAAGACTCCAAAATGGGCCTCCACCGCTACACCTCCACGTATACGGTATAACTATTTACCTTATGTAATGACAATAGTATTTTACCAAACAAATATTACATACTTCTATCTATATTTTTACTGACCCAAAATGTTTATTGTattctttatatttatatgtttaatttcgATCTATATCtttattgtattatttatatCTACATAATTCCTCCTCCTCATATAAGCATGTTGTCTTGTAAGCCCTTTGACTAATGTTAATTAAAATAAGCAGGCAAGTTTATAATTTCACTAACAACTAACAACATTTGCGTTGAAATTAAGAACATGTTACATCGAAATTCTCACTGAAATCAGAAAAAAATTGCATTCAAGAAATTTAAATTGTTGGTTTTCCTTAAAAAATGTTGAAAATTCTCTGGaatcaaataacaaaaaaaaattacttgattcttttttctttttttagttcAAAAAATGAATCAAGTAATCTAtagattattatatatttatatgatgattttttaattttcaaaatgatTTAAAACAGTATAGGTGTATTCAGCCAATCCAAGTTTTTCAAtacttataaattaaaatactttttattgACTTggtgtataattaattaatttttcaaaaggGACAATGATCTAGTGGAAATTTATAGAGTTTGAGAATATTTTCTTCAGTTCttaatcaaaaattatttaaaacctGAAATACTCTTTTCGGCGCTATAAATCTCATTTGCATAACGAAAAGTATAAAAGCTTTATAGGCAAAATTCTTATTACTggataaatatcaaatattaagaGTTAAACTTAAAAACCAATCAAAGTCTatctaaatatctaaaataattacataaataattataatgataaaaataaaaataactcattttatcttaattttacgCTGTATCAGGTCTCGAACGCCAAAAAATATTCGTCTTCAAGTTTCCAATCAAATTTTCAATTGCGTTCTTGGCACCAGAAATATATATCAacgaataatttaattttgttctgagttttaaaataatgtttaaaatatgatGCCATGTCATCTGATcaaacaaataatttaatattttagaaagATTCAAATTCAGGACCgacgaatttatgtatttctccaAATGCTTTTTTTCATCATCAAGCTACCACTGCTTAGTTAAATTACTAATGTTTTCTCCGGTGGATGTAGGTAACATATCTGTGACGTCCAATACCATTAAGTGGTAGGTCcttttaagagaaaaaaataagaagaagatgaacatgttttcatcaaatttaaaatagaggaagaaaaggaagtgaagaatgacaaaaagaagaagaaaaaaagagagcgGGTGACATGGACATGTTCTGGTGTTGCCGATCAACAGAGAAACATTGGCGCGCTCACGCGTTTTCATGAACACGTCCGGTCCCATGCATCCTCTACTTCATGCTCCTTTATGTACACATTGGCACATAATGTGTGTTAAACTAGTAGCACACACAAGAGATGATGTATACACGTCTACACCGAACTACAATATTATCACAAAATCCAATTTATATATGATagtttaaaatgatatttgaatgatgaaaaagaataaaacaaaCTGTTACATGAGATCATAGAAATGTTTAAAAACTAATGTTGATGTTTGATATCTATGTCATCTAATAATTGACGTTAAAATTTCCATACTATATATTGACAAAAAAGGTATAAAACTTGTTTTAACTAGCGACTATCCCatattgattttaattaatttttcaaatatatgaaAGAATCTCATGGATTCGATTCTTACTAGAAACTAATTGTCATTTGTTTAATCAGACGACATGAAACCATGTCtcaaattttatttagaaattgaAGATTAGGTTACTCTTGAACATCTCACAACTCATATGTTCTCCTATCTTCACTACATTCTTTTGCTGTTGGTATTTCAAGCTACAATCTATATGATTTGGAGAGAAAGAAATGATAGAAAGCACCTCAAGAAGCCTCAACAGCATAACCAGTTAGCTAAGATTATTGACAAGACAGTGCACAACAGGATCCTGGCTACTAGATATTGGGAGAAGCCGAAGCTGAGAGGTTTAATGTAGAAATGGTTTCAAGCACATACTTAGtctcatttttttctaaattcttTGTACATAAATATTCTTTTCAttgatgatcaataaatttaacatttcatcaaaaaaaagatATCTATCTTctgaataattatttaaatttcggCCAGACATCTAcagttatcaaaaatatataaaagagtcTACAAGATAAATTATTCAATTACTAACCACCGGTCATCACTTTTTCAGTACTTATGCATCACAAAATTCCAGCGACAGGAAATCTATGTAGGCGATGCCAATCTTTAATTATTATCTTTATACTGTCTATTATAAGAGTATCAtctttttgtcataaaaaataAGAGTATCATTTCTCAAGCATAACCCCCACATCCATAACTTTTTTGGGTAAAACTTGGCTTTATCTATTTATTAGAGGAATAATAATTGGTTCAGGCTTTGACAAAGCAGCAAATAGTCGAATTGACTTGTGCGACAATTATCTCGTTAATATACAATTAATTTAAATCATGAAACTGAGTTCAAGAAGCTTGTACTAATTGACATGTAAACGAATTTATCTTTGTCCGATGAATATTATTTGActtataatttctaaaatacGAAAGACGACGTGTTTGATCACGTTGTACACAACCTATCGCATACTCTGTTACAAGATATACATAATAAAAAGGTGAATCAAGCAAACAAGTTATGGGCTGCCGACAATAATTGCTTCCaagatattataatttatgtGGTCTAATCTAATATCATACAGCtatcaaatattcaaatatagTGCCCTATTAAAGAAATGtgataaatagttttatacCCATTTGTCTTAGAAATGAGAACATGTTTTCAAATAGTGAAAAAAGATAGCCGACTTCGGTCGCAATTTATGTGTAGTATAATAAGAGTTGGTGACACAATTTTCCTCGACGACCAAGAACCCGGAACGGTGTCTCACTGTTGCATTTGCTGACTTTACTTGTAAAAGGTTTTCTTTTGTACCCTTTACTGTATAACACTAATCTGAAAGTTTATCAAATAGCGGGAGGAGAAGATGACATCTATATATTTAATTCGGATATCATTAACCTAACATGAAATATCACAGTGcttaaaacaaaaatgtttctTAGACCCAAAATTTTCTTATGAAAATAGGATAAAAATAGAGGCCAGAAGAAAACATGAGTGGGGCTTTTGGTGAGCAAAATGGGGCCTGAATGGCTGATCGATGTCAGTGGCTAAGGTATCTGAATTCAGACATAAAGTATTTTTGGTGCCTCATAGTATTCGTTTTGTCTCAAAAgtttttcaagtattttgttGTTCTACTGGTTAAATACGTACGAGTATTAGctgatttaaaatatgaaaagaaaatcaaaacacTAGTTTTTCTTGAGCATATATGTGTTGTCTTTCTTTTTggtcaaatatatatgtattgtcAATATTTGATTTctgttaattaaaacaaaatgatgttttcagttttgttttgttctatcGTCGCATCATTTGCTCAATTGGATTGATAATAATTACTAATGGTACGTGCATGTGCATTTTTCGTGGAAGTAGTAAACAAAATTCAGTCTCTGGTTGAGGGGAAAGGTCTACAATTAATAAAAGATGATGGCATTTCTGGACGGCGTttgtagtaaaataaaataaataattttaatactttTCTAAGATCTTGATTCCTGAAATTGGAGTAAGATTCAGTTAACTTAGCCCATAAACATAGCAGGAGGACCCAAGGCCCAAAGGCAAACTTACTTTACGTACAACTACGGATGAAATCAATAGATGTTCTCTCCCTTGCAGCAAAACAGAGAACTTGTCTGTTTAGATTTATACGCATATTGTcttatgcaaaaatgaaattaaCTCAATGTTAATCGTTATGAGTGAAATGGTGAAAATGGTTGAAGAGTTGCATGGGGTCTGAACTTTATGGCTtgacttattattttttattgttttcgtAAATTTAATTACTAAGAATTCTGTTGTGATAAACTTTTTGATGATATGGGCATGCATAGAAAATTTATTCTAAGTTCTAATTGATCAGAGTAAATCAATTCTCGCCTTAAAATAAGATCGTTGGTCTgccataatatatttatttcgtTATCctttaaccttttttttgtttttattttaattcaaaagTGCTTAATTACCTTTAACCTTAAGAAGATAatttcttcaatattttttttcttaatatgatATGAGAGCCAACAATCCTATCAAAATCatgaaatgttttaaaaaattcctgCAAAAAATTCCTGCAAGTTTATTGTGATATACTAGTCTACAAATAAGATCATggtaaacataaacaaaaataaagtttcGTCGGATTCAAACACTGGTGGTGAAAAAGACGACAAAGAAAACGAATGAGCGATGAgcgtttctaaaaaaaatattctatttgAAGTTtgcaaaatttcatattttacatttgatGGCATTtgtttccaaaaataaaatttcagacttaattttaaaagtatttgtattttatactaTGATTCTTAAATGtgtcataattaatttaaatttataaaaaaattataaataactagcatatatatataaaaatttggatTACATAACTCTAAATACACGTTTAACATGATGATC includes:
- the LOC106373739 gene encoding precursor of CEP14-like; protein product: MAVRLVTIWLFIVLAVIIVASPSPVFSRKLLEMKKQENLTVREEEKSHMPHVTKTTTLTALPKGKIPNSTPSKKGHAAVISTVKLRSRHLSTVSRFLQSVPSPGVGH